In Pseudophryne corroboree isolate aPseCor3 chromosome 2, aPseCor3.hap2, whole genome shotgun sequence, the sequence CATGCCTTTGGGAAGAATTTTCAGTGCTTTTCCTGCTCAAAATCTGATGCATTATTGTACTTACAAGATCAGTGGCATTTGCATGCATAACAGCTGAAGAGAATAATTAATACGTGGGACTGGTTGGATAACAGTGTTTTGTATATTCACTGCATCGCTCTTGCAAGGACGCTGGAGTAAGTAAAACCAATTCAAGCTTTTTACTATCTAAACAGCAAAATTAGACATATGCTTTTTAAATCTTTGCAGTTAATGTTTTGTGTAGCAAAAAAGGCAGTATCTTAGCTAAAATGTCTAAAACTATGAACTAATTGTACTGAAAGCGTAATATAGAATATGTTATTGGCAGCCAATCTGCTATTATGCATAGTATCTCCACATTATAACGTATTTGCAGTGCTATTATTATAATAGCATCTATTATTTTTCTGTTATTTATGAGACGTTTAGTGTTCTTCATCCAGAGTAAGCACTAGTCACTGCGGCTCTTGCTTTAATGTGGAGGCAATTGGGAATTTACAGCTAGCGGTTGCTAATGCCCTTCATTCAAAATATCAACTGCAGAATATTCCTAAATGTCAAAATGATGATTTTATTTTCATTTGGCTTTTTTAGCTTAATTAATTGTGTGTTAAAGGCTGCAGGGAGGAAGTGATGAGATAGCAAccattagaaaaaaacaaaaaaacaaaaacaaaagaggaAGAGTTACGGAAAATCTAGCTATGAATTCAGTTACTGTTCTCTATAcaactgtgatttttttttcttttttttttcgttTTATAATCTGTGCATCCAGCCATGCTTTGCCTGTTGATTTGTTCCAGACTGCAGAATGAAAACTGGAATTTAACTGAATACAATTGTCAGTTGTAAGCTGATGTGGCTACTGGCCTTGCAGAACCAAAAAAAGCCCAAGTGTGAAATGACTGAAACCAAGCTGTGATTGTAATACTGTGCAACTGATGATCAACTTTGATGGGTCCTTGCATTTTGGATTTTTACCAGATAGTCTGCAAATCCCAACGCTATTTAATATTCATGAATTTCTGCTTGCAAATAGAGATAATGTGAAGCATAATAAAAATTGACTTTTTTATATAAAAGGACAGCTGGCAACCAACTGACATTAAATTTTTAAGCACGTTCTGAAATAGCAAGCCTGGTTTTATCACTTTTTTGGATACTTTGAAACTATTTTACAAACCTCCTTATATTTTCGATATTGTTTGCAAGTAACCTGTTTATGTCCAATGCTACAAGACGAGCAATTTTTCTCTCTGTACTCACAACGCCTCAGAAATGAATGTGTAGATTGCATCTGTCTAATCTTCTTTTGTAGTGATAGTTATCAGATTTAAACTATCCAAGATTCTTGAAAATTGAAATCAATCTCCTAATACTGTCATAACTGCCCTCATGTGTCAGCTCGCTGGGAGCTTATCTTCTGTATTGGTTTATCATTCAGCTGGGACTTTAGTGACAAAACAATTAGTGAACAGATAAACAGCCACTCTTTGGGATGTTCCGCTTtgtctttttttactttttctattgGGTTTCTGTTCAGGCTCTAAAAACTTTAAATTATTCAATTTCAGAAGAAGGGGGGTCAAGAAATGCAATTGGCAATATTAATGATGCACAGCTGGAATTGCCAGAAAGAGGAAAAAAAGCTAATTTTAGAGTGTTGGAAAATTCTGCTCCCCACTTACTGGATGTTGATCCGAATAGTGGTCTTTTGTACACTAAGCAACGAATTGACCGGGAGACTCTGTGCAAGAATAGTCCTAAATGTGTACTTTCACTTGAAGTCTTTGCAAACGACAAAGAAATTTGTATGATCAAGGTGGAAATTCTTGACATAAATGACAACTCCCCTAAGTTTCCGTCTGAACAGCTTGATATTGAAATTTCAGAAAATGCCTACCCAGGAACTAGATTTCCGTTAACAACAGCACAAGATCCTGATTTGGGAAATAATGGCTTGAAGACTTATAAAATGAGGGGTGATTATGGTTTATTTTCCTTGGATATAAAATCCAGAGGTGATGGTACAAAAGTTCCTGAGTTAGTTATCCAGAAAGGTTTGGACAGGGAAGAGCAATCCCATCACACACTCATTTTAACTGCCTTTGACGGAGGTATCCCTCCAAGGTCGGCAACTCTGCAAATAAACATTAAAGTTATTGATGCCAATGACAATAGTCCTGTTTTTGAAGCCAAAGCTTACACAGTTGAAATAGCTGAGAATTCACCTATAGGCAAAATGATAATTGATCTCAATGCTACAGATGCAGATGAAGGCTCTAATGCCGATATTTTGTATTCATTCAGTGGCTATGCATCTGATCATGTATGGGAGCTCTTTTCAATTGATTCTGAAACTGGTTTGATACAAGTAAAGGGTAATATTGATTATGAAGAGATTGAAATGCTTGAAATTGATGTGCAAGCAGAAGATCAAGGCCCTAATCCAATACCTGTGCATTGCAAAGTGACGGTTCTAGTTGCTGACATAAATGACAACTTTCCATCAATTAGCTTTGTATCAGTAAGGCAAGGAGCAATTAGCGAGGCCTCTCCTCCTGGTACCGTTATTGCCTTAGTTCGAGTTACAGATAAGGACTCTGGAAAAAATGGGCAATTCCAGTGTTGGGTTTTGGGTAATGTTCCATTCAAGCTGGAGGATAATTATGACAACTTTTTCACTGTTGTAACAAGTAGACCTCTTGATCGTGAAATACAAGATGAATACAACATAACTATTATTGCTAGAGACAATGGCAACCCCTCTCTTGATTCCACAAATTCCTTCTCTGTGAAGATTTTGGATGAAAATGACAATCCTCCAAGTTTCTCCAAGGCCATGTATGCATTGCAGGTATCCGCAAATAATATTCCAGGGGAGTACCTGGGTTCAGTTCTAGCACAAGATCCAGATTTAGGTCAAAATGGCACTGTATCTTACTCAATCTTCCCAACATACATTGAGGGTGTATCAATCTACACTTATGTCTCCATCAACCCTCGTAATGGAGCAATTTATGCCCTAAGGACTTTCTATTATGAATTGACAAAATATTTTGAATTTAAAGTGATAGCAAAAGATTTAGGCTCTCCACATTTAGAAAGCAACACTACAGTAAGGGTGTCTGTATTGGATGTTAATAACAATGCACCAGTCATTATTTTACCAAGCTTGCAGAATGACACTGCAGAAATCTATGTGCCCAGAAATGTGGGAATGGGATACATTATCAGTACTGTAAGAGCTATGGACATTGATTTTGGAGAAAGCGGGCGGATGACATATGAAATCATTCAAGAAAGTAAGGAGCATCTTTTTGAAATAGATCCAGTGAATGGAGAAATCAAACTGCTCAATCCACATTGGGAAGATGTTGCTCCAGTGGTAGAACTTATAATTAAAGTAACAGATAATGGAAAACCATCACTTTCAACTGTAGCAAAGCTTATTATAAAGGCAAATGCAGACTGTTTAGGTTGTTATGAAGATGAAGGTAATGTTGTTGGAGAACAACGAGACTGGGACATTTATTTACCTGTACTGGTTGCTCTAAGTGCAATTTCCATCATTCTTTTTGCTGCAATGGTCACAATAGTTGTTAAGTGTAAAAAGGAGAACAAAGAAGTTGGACCTTACAATAATAGGACTGCATATACTACTCAGTGTAAACTAGGGAAAATGAAAAAGAAGAAGATAAACAAAAATGATATTATGTTGGTTCAGAGTGAACTggaggagaaaaatgcaatgaatGTTGTGAGCTGCCCATTACTAGTCACATCTCCAATGTATTTTGATTGTCAATCCAGACTTCCTCTCAGTTCTTCTCATTCGGAAGTGATGTATCTTACTCCTGCTTCCAATACTAAGACTGAGCCTCAAGAGAACGTAGGATGTCCCAGTCACAATAATGATACAGGACAAGTAAGAACAACAGCTGAGAATACCTCTACTTGGATACCATTAACTaaggtaataaaataataataatggtattTAGTTAACTATCACTACTAATATGGCTGATAATTTGTCTTTAGGCTCACCTGTCATTTCACTCAACTACTATGGGGGTTGCCATCATTCTTATGATCTCCTAGAAGGCATGCTCTACTATGTGTTATTTACCTTGgtagacatactgtacatatcagtgacatgcggtggggtgaggcaggtgagggagagcctttcctttcatactgtactgctgcacctgagtataatgcccagatgcaccctttggctcatatactgtgtgtaaatctggctctggtgctagccagtgcctcctgagccatgtacctcaccacacgtccctattacatatagggccttattcagcttcagttgcaaaatcgcaAATAGGGCAATTATTGTCAAACTACGCATGTGCCGCAaatgcattgcgcatgcgcaaaggcaAAATTGGAATTGCAacttgattgacaggtagtggagtttgggggtcattctgatccaatagcacgctgcagtttatcgcagctgtgcgatcgggtcagaactgcgcatgcaccggcaccgccagatggccaaaggccgtcgggccgctacgattgcctctgcctgattgacaggcagagacggtctctGGGCGGGGGTGTgtggaacggcggtgtttggccaccgttttgtgggcatggtccggccaacgcaggcatagcCGGAACGAACGGGGGgtgggccacagcagctgcgtgacgtcacacgcagtcgctgcaggctggggagcaatgagtagctcccggccagcacgctaaagctgcactggtcgggagctactcttgaagtgcaaaggcattgcggctgtgcgatgccattgcacttctgcgggggggcggcactgacatgcggggtgggatagccctgttctgggcatccccctgcatgtcagtgtgaatgattatagctgtgctaaatttagcatagctacgatcatctcgCAATGGCTCCCTTTGtgcggagtggttggaaaaatgcaggcggatcATAGCCGTTTTTGGTCAGTGtatcagttgcaatggattgcgactaaaaacattgctctggtgtgactgcattctcattattctgagtagccctgggtcagctGCAATTGTTGATGGTATTCGATTTCTGCGATTGCATACACAATTCTGCGATTGCATATGCAATTTTGCTATTGCAACAGTAAGCGTCTTACTTTTTTGGGCGTCTCTTCAAATGCGATTTTTAGcaaaagcaggattgagaaaattgcaatttctgtctcaatagcgattcaagctgaattaggcccataggccatTAATGGAAAAGCCAAAAGGAGTGAGTGGAGTAAAATCTTTTCTGAATGTGATGACTAACATATTTTATAGTAGGGTTTTGCTTGTGTAGTTTTCATGTAGAAATGTCTAATTCACAGGGGAAAATGCACTTCACATTTTTAAGTTCAAGCAAGCATCTTACTGTATGTGAATGTATGCATGTATATTGTAGCATTAGGTAAAATACATGATATTGTTGATGTTCCTTTCTCTGTGTCCTTAACTCACATCAGTTAAAaatccaactattactgacattttCTGATTCCTCCTCTCAAAAATACAGCAGTTTCCTTTGCTACTGCATCAGCTATAGTATATGTCTTTGCAATTCATTCCCAAATGGTGATTGCTGCCTGAGCCAAAATTAGTGATAAGAGATATATGTATGGTTAATGCAATGAAAATACTAGTATActtgggttgggtacgaaatcccggcagtcaggatcctgatAGCCAGGAGGATGATAGCAGGATCCTGAAAGCCAGAATTCCCCCCACACCCGGTACATATTTTCTCCCTACCCATAATGTTAcccataacccacccctcctgcagttgAACCCTGACCTCCCCAAACAcagtctaacctcccctcccgcagactaaccctaacctcccccatcccgATAGACTGAactttcccctagtgcctaacccctaccTCGGGATGTGTCATGATTCTAGCTGTTTGGATCCCTCTCTAGGTCTTCTGACTGCAGTATTTTGACCACATCTCGTATACATTGCTAGCTTGAATTTTGCTCCTTTTCACATTTTAGAAAAGTGCTAACGTTTCCACAGTTTAGCATTTTActttgcatcatacttgcctactctcctggaatggctgggaggctctgaAAATCCCGAACCCGCCGGAAGAATAGGCAAGTCTCCTGGTTTTGtatgcccccccccctgccctactgcccacttagtgagtaaagtgggcagtctggTCAGTCGATGGTGCGATtctcgctgaatcgcgtcatcatagccacgccccctgcagtataatgccagtaatatcgacattatagagcagggggcgtggctacaatgacgcaatcatggtattcatgccCTGTTCTGCCTCCTCCTCCGCCCCTCGCTGTGTCATAGCTCCGCCTCACCCCCCTGCTAAacagacctggctgctctctcccgcagagagcagccaggatgtcagtAACTATGCTTTGCATTTAGTGCTAGGTATTAAGGATTCATTTTTTAGTTGGTGTAAGGAAATTGTTATAACATTGCAAATAAAGCATTTTTGTGCATGGTGTCttctgggctgtaactgggaggtGGCTGTTCAAATGCATGGAGGTGGATCATCCTATTGTGGGAGTGTCGCGAGCATGTTGCTGATGTGTGTTGCGTACATACACTTAATCATTCACATTGGAGGACATACCCTTAAGGATAACATGCACTATAGGGGTaacggagtcattccgagttgatcgctcgctagcagttttttgcagccgtgcaaacacatagttgccacccaccggggagtgtattttcgctttgcagaagtgtgaacgcctgtgcagcagagcgcctgcaaaaacattttgggcaaaacaagaccagccctggacttattctttgtgtgcattgattctaacattggagggttggcttttgatgtcacacacccgcccagcgttaatccagccacgcctgccttttgcccgacacgcctgtgtttttccaaagactccctgaaaatggtcagttgccacccagaaacacccccttcctgtcaatcttcttgcattgtgcCATGCGACTTaaagcttcactagaacctgtgcaaaatcacaaaggtctttgtacccgtacatcatgcctgcgcattgcggtgcatatgcatgcgcagaaatgcagttttttagcctgatcgctgcgctgcgaacaacggcagctagcgaacaactcggattgaccccctaaaTGTGAGCAGCGTAGCTGAATGTGGATGTCTCAGTCCCTGCACACTCAGATGCATGCTTGTTCGCCAGGGTTATGGCTGataactagcattagcatatactgTAGTCACAGACACGATATCAGAAAAGAATGCTAAAGTGTTTGCAGCAGcgggtgactcagaatcaggcccatagtggacTAGTTGGAGATGTGTGATAATGGTATTTGTCTGGACCTGCTTCACCCATTATTGAGGTGAAGCAGGTCCAGACAACACCCACATGCATTATAATTTGATTTATCGAAGAATGAGAGCGTTAATTCACCAGTCCGGCAAATTGAGATTTCCCTCTTCTGGCTGTAGCAATTGCATATGTTCTGCACATGTGTCAGTCAATTTCTCCTAGCGGCACTTGGCGCGTTATTGAGACAAAGGAAACAAAAAGGTTATTATCGGAACTGACAGACAGGGACAGTGCTATGTATAGGGCAACGGCTACTGCTGCTTTAGAAATCGATTGTTTCAGTTGTGGGACCGGTCGGTgccactgactgttcatacatttaCTGGCATACCAATGCCCTATCTTGAAGATAGGAGTGCCGATAATGACGGAAGGCGACACTACATTATTACATGGGGTGAATCGGTAACTTCAGcacataagggtggtcattccgagttgttcgctcgctagctgcttttagcagcattgcaaacgctaggccgccgtcctctgggagtgtatcttagcttagcagaatagcgagcaAAAGagcagcagaattgctactaagtattttcttgcagtttctgagtagctccagacctactcctagattgcgatcagctcggtccatttagttcctggtttgacgtcacaaacacggcctgcgttcggccagccactcccccgtttctccagacactcccacgtttttccctgacacgcctgcgttttttagcacactcccggaaaacgctcagttaccacccagaaacgctcctttcctgtcaatcactcaccgatcagcagtgcgactgaaaagcgccgcaggatcaacagcaaaactgctaagtttttagttaaataactaagcgcatgcgcgctgcattccatgcgcatgcgcatttagcaacaaattgcagcatagcgaaaatcggcaacgagcaaacaactcggaatgatcaacaATGTGCGCAGTTACCGGTAAACCCCATAACAccccttcatacatctacccctaggTACTTAAGAGTAGTATTTTGATGCAGTTACTGTAAGGAGCAAAGTCTGCGGTGTGCTAAACTGGGctgtttattattaatattatcatttATGTTTATAATTTTTTGGTGCATATTAAGGATAGATGTTTGTCACAATCTTTGGCTCTGTTAAAGATACACTGATCCCAAGTAATCATGAAAACAATGGGCGGAAGCGAAGCCAACAATGAAAACAGATACTACTAGTTGATATGATAGTAATGCCAGCTGTGACATCTGTGGTCTTTTTCAATTAATCTTTAAATAGCACAATGCTAAGAATGTAATTGTACTGCTTCCGAGTAATGGTAAATCAAGATGTATCCCTCTCCTAAATATATACTTAAAGATGTATGCTTTAAACATAGGGTAAAAGCAGATATCAGTCATGACAAAGACACTTCCATTGTATTAATAATATACTTTATTCTAATGTCTAATTGTTATTCATTTGTAAAACTAAGGTTTCAGACATTCACAAAATATAAATGAAAAACTTTTCTTTAAGCCGTTCTACAAACTACAGAAAAAAACGAAATATACAAAGTACTgaattcttttattttttattttttgtaaagggTCATTAAATCTAACATAATATCTAATTAGCTAAAGCAGTGGCATTCTATAACAAGCACAGATGTGTATGTATAAGTTCCTCTTACTTGGAGCTAAAATGTTTCTGTTCAGTACAGTTCATCAATATTACATATTTGTGTGAAAGCTGAGTTCAGTTATAATAATGTACATTGGAACAAACTAAAAAAAACCCTTGCGCTATTTAGACTCAactagaggcaacaggacatgaataaactcaataaaatagttataattacaagataattttattatctataaaatcaatcaaatATGAACACATAAATAGTTAATTAacaactgtaatatgcgcatataaataaaactataacattacttaaataataataataaaactactattgagcataagaggtggatcatataactagtAGTGATCACAGTGGGCTAAACATTGACAATGTCCTTGTTTTTAATTctcaaataggacagtcccatcagatgtgctcatgaataattcatgattagatatcatatggtgtgatatatttgaagcctttgtttatatatatctcgatgaataaacttatccaattgctcacataaacAGATGGTTCTTTACTTATGGGATAACCGTTCAAAAGTCATGGAGGAATTGATATAACACCCGGGACTTTAGTGTATCGCAAGCACCTGTAGAATATAGCTCCCGTTTCAATTACCACgaatggcgtcctccgtctcccactgaaactggctctCGTGCACACACCTTAACTGATTTGGAGAGAGAGCtgtcagtccggctcccggagctctgcgcgcTGCAGGCGCTAGAGGTTGATtcagctcccgtcttcaagccgccgcatatagcgtcctcccgtctcctgcTCGTCAGTCTCGGACACCACTGCACATCAATGCGGACAAACAGCCAATGTCCACCGGGTCACAAATAGGGCACTTTCTCTGAcacgtttcgcttctaattgaagcttcctcatagagtgaaAAACTTTATAACAATGTAGCCCTTTTTAAATAACAGCCTCGTATTGGATTGGTGCAATCATCCACCTAGATATATAGCACCTGTCTtagatccacctcctgatccacctccttgCTCACCTATTCCTTAATTAAATATTTCTGTTAACTTCTCATATGCCCGCCTGTCTATTTACAAACACCTATTTATAAAAAATGTGTtagcagtatatatacacatatataaatagaaATATATCTGCTGGTGATAAAACATCCTTTTTTCAGTAATTAATCACAATCATAAACAATAatcctaatagtaataataataataataataataattaaaaataaaaataaaaaatgataaataaaaaataaaaataatgaatgataatgaataaataataaataatgaaataaatgATCGTTTCACATTAGAGGATAGACCCTCTGGGGATCGAACTCATATCACTTGCTATGGTAAACCAACACTCTACCTCAAAGCCACCCTCGTCCCTAGTTCAACGCAGCATTTTTTATATATAGAAACATCATACATTAGACCCATAGTTATTTTGTTCAAAACTTCAACATAAACAATCACCATCACATCCTATTGTTATATACAAATAATACTCCATAAATTCAGATAGatagagtatatatataaaaaagtaagcACCATAAGAGTGCTCATCCCTATATTCCTTCTattcattaattaatttattttactttaaatttattttattttattttaaagcaaCAGGGACTCAATCCTGCGACCTCAAATCTATAGCCACACACATGCACCTCTGCTCTATATAACCATAACTAAAAACTAAAGCTctgttgatctctactattataggATGATCATTCTATTTCTAATAAAACATCGTAGAAAGCTGCCCCCAAATTTAGACTACTAACTAAATTAAGTAGTGATGATTTTACACTTTGTTGATACCCCCCCATGAACGCGGGACCTGGAAATGGCCAGTATCTGCTGGACCACCATTCCCCCCCACATATCAAGGAGGACCCAACATTCCTTAATTGGCGAATGATTCAAAGTCTATACATTCATTCAATCCTGCAGGAGCCAACGTTCTTAACTGAAAAATCCACAAGGCTTCCTTCTCACACAACTTGCGATACATGTCACCCCCTCGAATGGTAGTCTTAACATGGTGGACCCCTATCACACGCAATCCATCAATCTTACCTTGATGGACATTAGAGAAGTATTGGGACACACTGTGGTGGGAAAACTGTTTGAGGATGTTTAGTCTATGCTCCCTGAATCTAGTTTTGAGCAAACGAGTAGTGCGACCCACGTACTGCAGGCCACAAGGGCACTGCAGTACGTAGACGCAGTATGTGGTGTCACAATTGATAAATTCACATATCTCGAATTTCTCTTTTGTAGTATTGGATTCGATACTCAGAGCCCTGTTATCTATAAACCCACATGTAATACAACGACTTTTGCCGCATTTAAAGCATCCTAATGTGGGGGTTGCCAGCCATAAATTACTAGAGGGGGCTACTggattattttcttttcttttcttcaaaAAACTTGGTGCTAGTATAT encodes:
- the PCDH17 gene encoding protocadherin-17 isoform X1 → MFRFVFFYFFYWVSVQALKTLNYSISEEGGSRNAIGNINDAQLELPERGKKANFRVLENSAPHLLDVDPNSGLLYTKQRIDRETLCKNSPKCVLSLEVFANDKEICMIKVEILDINDNSPKFPSEQLDIEISENAYPGTRFPLTTAQDPDLGNNGLKTYKMRGDYGLFSLDIKSRGDGTKVPELVIQKGLDREEQSHHTLILTAFDGGIPPRSATLQINIKVIDANDNSPVFEAKAYTVEIAENSPIGKMIIDLNATDADEGSNADILYSFSGYASDHVWELFSIDSETGLIQVKGNIDYEEIEMLEIDVQAEDQGPNPIPVHCKVTVLVADINDNFPSISFVSVRQGAISEASPPGTVIALVRVTDKDSGKNGQFQCWVLGNVPFKLEDNYDNFFTVVTSRPLDREIQDEYNITIIARDNGNPSLDSTNSFSVKILDENDNPPSFSKAMYALQVSANNIPGEYLGSVLAQDPDLGQNGTVSYSIFPTYIEGVSIYTYVSINPRNGAIYALRTFYYELTKYFEFKVIAKDLGSPHLESNTTVRVSVLDVNNNAPVIILPSLQNDTAEIYVPRNVGMGYIISTVRAMDIDFGESGRMTYEIIQESKEHLFEIDPVNGEIKLLNPHWEDVAPVVELIIKVTDNGKPSLSTVAKLIIKANADCLGCYEDEGNVVGEQRDWDIYLPVLVALSAISIILFAAMVTIVVKCKKENKEVGPYNNRTAYTTQCKLGKMKKKKINKNDIMLVQSELEEKNAMNVVSCPLLVTSPMYFDCQSRLPLSSSHSEVMYLTPASNTKTEPQENVGCPSHNNDTGQVRTTAENTSTWIPLTKTDNFPAESNYIGSRQQFVQSSSTFKDPERASLRDSGHGDSDQADSDQDTNKGSCCDMSVREALKMKTTSAKCQPLEQDPCCKTLDRCNAKSVCKTACTEQEECVNCTDECRVLGHSDRCWMPQFTAANQVENADYRTNLFVPTVEAHVETETYETVNPTGKKTFCTFGKDKREHTILIANVKPYLKAKRALSPLLQEGPSASSSPTKTCIEPCASTKGPLNGCEIKSGMLAETTNQYLSSDSQYISPSKQTKDPQYIASDLMAHVFADVHSRVSRDSSEMDAVLDHLEHSNRDMGRESVDAEEVVREIDKLLQDCRGSEPVAVRK
- the PCDH17 gene encoding protocadherin-17 isoform X3 — protein: MFRFVFFYFFYWVSVQALKTLNYSISEEGGSRNAIGNINDAQLELPERGKKANFRVLENSAPHLLDVDPNSGLLYTKQRIDRETLCKNSPKCVLSLEVFANDKEICMIKVEILDINDNSPKFPSEQLDIEISENAYPGTRFPLTTAQDPDLGNNGLKTYKMRGDYGLFSLDIKSRGDGTKVPELVIQKGLDREEQSHHTLILTAFDGGIPPRSATLQINIKVIDANDNSPVFEAKAYTVEIAENSPIGKMIIDLNATDADEGSNADILYSFSGYASDHVWELFSIDSETGLIQVKGNIDYEEIEMLEIDVQAEDQGPNPIPVHCKVTVLVADINDNFPSISFVSVRQGAISEASPPGTVIALVRVTDKDSGKNGQFQCWVLGNVPFKLEDNYDNFFTVVTSRPLDREIQDEYNITIIARDNGNPSLDSTNSFSVKILDENDNPPSFSKAMYALQVSANNIPGEYLGSVLAQDPDLGQNGTVSYSIFPTYIEGVSIYTYVSINPRNGAIYALRTFYYELTKYFEFKVIAKDLGSPHLESNTTVRVSVLDVNNNAPVIILPSLQNDTAEIYVPRNVGMGYIISTVRAMDIDFGESGRMTYEIIQESKEHLFEIDPVNGEIKLLNPHWEDVAPVVELIIKVTDNGKPSLSTVAKLIIKANADCLGCYEDEGNVVGEQRDWDIYLPVLVALSAISIILFAAMVTIVVKCKKENKEVGPYNNRTAYTTQCKLGKMKKKKINKNDIMLVQSELEEKNAMNVVSCPLLVTSPMYFDCQSRLPLSSSHSEVMYLTPASNTKTEPQENVGCPSHNNDTGQVRTTAENTSTWIPLTKTDNFPAESNYIGSRQQFVQSSTFKDPERASLRDSGHGDSDQADSDQDTNKGSCCDMSVREALKMKTTSAKCQPLEQDPCCKTLDRCNAKSVCKTACTEQEECVNCTDECRVLGHSDRCWMPQFTAANQVENADYRTNLFVPTVEAHVETETYETVNPTGKKTFCTFGKDKREHTILIANVKPYLKAKRALSPLLQEGPSASSSPTKTCIEPCASTKGPLNGCEIKSGMLAETTNQYLSSDSQYISPSKQTKDPQYIASDLMAHVFADVHSRVSRDSSEMDAVLDHLEHSNRDMGRESVDAEEVVREIDKLLQDCRGSEPVAVRK